In Flavivirga abyssicola, the following are encoded in one genomic region:
- a CDS encoding DMT family transporter: MEVKNAIKFMLISTLAFACMNAIVKQLVHINAYQIVFFRSITSLIFTFTFLLKNKISIFGNQKKLLIIRGVVGVISMTFFFMSTKHLPIGTAVSLRYIAPIFAAIFAVFLLREKVKPWQWFFFTVAFIGVLILKGFDTELNSYGLLLAVISAVFSGLVYITISKIGKGDHPVVVVNYFMVISTIVGGILSINNWATPVGIEWVLLTGLGAFGYYGQLFMTKAFQIAATNVVAPLKYLEVLYTVLFGVFIFSEIYTFWSLLGIALIIAGLVLNILYKGKLKRKEKHE, translated from the coding sequence TTGGAAGTTAAGAACGCCATAAAATTTATGCTTATTAGCACATTGGCATTTGCTTGTATGAATGCTATAGTGAAACAATTGGTACATATTAATGCATATCAAATTGTTTTTTTTAGGTCGATAACGTCTCTAATCTTTACGTTTACTTTTCTACTTAAAAATAAGATTTCCATTTTTGGAAACCAGAAAAAACTTTTGATTATTAGAGGGGTAGTAGGGGTTATTTCAATGACTTTCTTTTTTATGTCTACCAAGCATCTACCAATCGGTACAGCGGTTTCGTTACGCTATATAGCTCCTATTTTTGCAGCAATTTTTGCCGTATTCTTACTGCGCGAAAAAGTAAAACCTTGGCAATGGTTCTTTTTTACCGTGGCTTTTATAGGCGTATTAATTTTAAAAGGTTTTGATACGGAATTGAACAGCTATGGTCTTTTATTAGCTGTTATTTCTGCTGTTTTTAGTGGACTAGTATATATAACAATAAGCAAAATAGGAAAAGGAGATCATCCAGTAGTGGTGGTTAACTATTTTATGGTAATTTCAACGATAGTTGGAGGGATACTTTCTATAAATAACTGGGCAACACCTGTAGGCATAGAATGGGTGTTGCTAACCGGGTTAGGCGCTTTTGGGTATTATGGACAATTGTTTATGACAAAAGCTTTTCAAATTGCAGCTACAAATGTTGTGGCTCCACTTAAATATTTGGAGGTTCTTTACACTGTTTTGTTTGGGGTATTTATTTTTAGCGAGATTTATACGTTTTGGAGCTTATTGGGCATTGCATTGATTATTGCAGGATTGGTCCTTAATATCTTATATAAAGGGAAACTAAAGCGAAAAGAGAAGCATGAATAG
- a CDS encoding GNAT family N-acetyltransferase, producing the protein MLENESIKLLETKIENLAEIIEIEKKYSQFISQYSIAQHKEVITNKDEKHLSIFNTYDNALIGYVILAGLLNKNHTIEFRRIAILKRSMGYGSMTIKLIKAFCFKHYKAKKIWLDVFTDNEKAIRLYKREGFVKETEIKAPNEEGRSVYMMSITR; encoded by the coding sequence GTGTTAGAAAATGAATCTATTAAGCTACTAGAAACTAAAATCGAGAATCTTGCAGAGATTATTGAAATAGAGAAAAAATACTCTCAATTTATTAGTCAGTATAGTATAGCTCAACATAAAGAAGTCATCACTAATAAAGATGAAAAACACCTTTCCATTTTTAATACATATGATAATGCCCTTATTGGCTATGTGATACTGGCTGGTTTATTAAATAAAAATCACACCATAGAATTCAGAAGAATTGCGATATTAAAAAGAAGTATGGGCTATGGAAGTATGACTATTAAATTAATAAAAGCCTTTTGTTTTAAACATTACAAGGCTAAAAAAATATGGCTTGATGTCTTTACAGACAACGAAAAGGCTATTAGATTATACAAAAGAGAAGGTTTTGTAAAAGAAACCGAGATAAAAGCACCAAATGAAGAAGGGCGTTCTGTTTATATGATGTCAATAACAAGGTAA
- a CDS encoding leucine-rich repeat domain-containing protein translates to MKNLMLLLFFISLGCGSTKKYEVEKLDLSGKNLKNLPKKIFKYKNLKTINLRSNKFREFPSQLSQLTYLENIYLSDNNIDSIPIEILQFKNLKVLDLEANKIRYFRDLTAMSSLKVISITHNPLKTKKTSIECLIPQKTEVLYGHEFPSIKRLNCKIK, encoded by the coding sequence ATGAAAAACCTAATGCTATTATTGTTTTTTATTTCTTTAGGCTGTGGAAGCACAAAGAAATACGAAGTTGAAAAATTAGATCTTTCAGGAAAAAATTTAAAGAATTTACCTAAAAAAATATTTAAATATAAAAACTTAAAAACTATTAATTTGAGAAGCAATAAATTTAGAGAATTCCCATCTCAGCTATCTCAACTTACTTATTTAGAGAACATATATTTATCAGATAACAATATTGACTCAATCCCTATAGAGATATTGCAGTTTAAAAACTTGAAAGTTTTAGATTTAGAGGCAAATAAGATACGTTATTTTAGAGATCTTACAGCTATGAGTAGTTTAAAAGTAATTTCTATTACTCATAACCCTTTAAAAACCAAGAAAACATCGATAGAATGCTTAATTCCTCAAAAAACTGAAGTTTTATATGGACATGAATTTCCAAGTATAAAGAGGCTAAATTGTAAAATAAAATAG
- a CDS encoding DEAD/DEAH box helicase: MSISITELEERKAGKDLYSYQKGAIDKIFKSFDESPHDYHLLYQLPTGGGKTVIFSEIVRQYLKNHKKKVLVMTHRIELCKQTSNVLTEFGVLNKVVDSKADLSDQADYSCFVAMVETLNNRLQDDKLDISDIGLVIIDEAHYNSFTKLFKFFSQSFILGVTATPLSSSIELPMTDNYDELIVGESIESLIDNGFLARAEMFSYNVGLTSLVVGANGDYTVKSSEDLYTDNDMLSKLLQAYEERSKGKKTLIFNNGINTSLHVYDTFRRAGYPVAHLDNTNTKKERALILKWFKNTPDAILTSVSILTTGFDEPTVESIILNRATKSLTLYYQMIGRGSRILKDKNTFSVIDLGNNFHRFGPWGDNLDWQRIFKSPNYYLDAILSDEELESNFRYEMPDELRKEFSKSKEVYFDIQRTYIESIRGGESSKVVLERSIEQHAKICIENSEDVYDALGLAKMLGDDIDFRIQRYTKCISKSTYNFVEWLKGDYRKKLNAYLRSNFDEVFEAIHGYPPEE; this comes from the coding sequence ATGTCCATTTCAATAACAGAATTAGAAGAAAGAAAAGCTGGTAAAGACTTATATAGCTACCAAAAAGGAGCCATAGATAAAATTTTTAAGAGTTTTGATGAGTCACCTCATGATTACCATTTATTATATCAACTTCCTACTGGTGGAGGAAAAACAGTTATTTTTTCTGAAATAGTTAGACAATATCTTAAAAATCATAAGAAAAAGGTATTGGTGATGACACACCGTATTGAATTATGTAAACAAACCTCTAATGTGCTTACAGAGTTTGGTGTGTTGAACAAGGTTGTTGATAGTAAGGCAGATTTAAGTGACCAAGCAGATTATAGTTGTTTTGTGGCTATGGTTGAAACCTTAAATAACAGGTTACAAGATGATAAGTTGGATATTTCTGATATTGGTCTGGTAATTATTGATGAAGCGCATTACAATTCATTTACCAAGCTCTTTAAATTTTTTAGTCAATCGTTTATTCTAGGAGTTACAGCAACACCTTTGAGTTCTAGTATAGAGCTACCAATGACCGATAATTATGATGAATTAATTGTAGGTGAAAGTATAGAATCTTTAATAGATAATGGGTTTTTAGCTCGCGCTGAAATGTTTTCTTATAATGTAGGCTTAACCTCGTTAGTGGTTGGGGCTAATGGTGACTATACAGTGAAATCTTCTGAAGATTTGTATACAGATAATGATATGCTTAGCAAATTGTTACAAGCTTATGAAGAACGTTCTAAAGGGAAAAAGACATTGATCTTTAATAACGGAATTAATACGTCTTTACATGTTTACGATACCTTTAGAAGAGCTGGATACCCTGTAGCTCATTTAGATAATACAAACACTAAAAAGGAGCGAGCACTTATTTTAAAATGGTTTAAAAACACACCTGATGCTATTTTAACATCGGTAAGTATTTTAACCACTGGGTTTGATGAACCTACTGTAGAGAGTATTATTTTAAATAGAGCCACTAAATCATTGACGCTTTATTATCAAATGATTGGTCGTGGGTCTCGTATTTTAAAAGATAAGAATACATTTAGTGTGATTGACTTAGGAAATAATTTTCATCGATTTGGTCCCTGGGGTGATAACTTAGATTGGCAACGTATTTTTAAATCTCCAAATTACTATTTAGATGCTATTCTAAGTGATGAGGAATTAGAAAGCAACTTCAGGTATGAAATGCCAGATGAATTACGCAAAGAATTTTCTAAATCCAAAGAAGTTTATTTCGATATACAAAGAACTTACATAGAATCTATTAGAGGTGGTGAGTCCTCTAAAGTTGTTCTAGAACGTTCTATAGAACAGCATGCCAAAATATGTATTGAAAACAGTGAAGATGTTTATGATGCATTGGGATTAGCAAAAATGCTGGGAGACGATATCGATTTTAGAATACAGCGATATACAAAGTGTATAAGTAAGAGTACTTATAATTTTGTTGAGTGGTTAAAAGGCGATTATAGAAAAAAACTAAACGCGTATTTACGCTCAAATTTCGATGAAGTTTTTGAAGCTATTCATGGCTATCCGCCAGAGGAATAG
- the mgrA gene encoding L-glyceraldehyde 3-phosphate reductase: protein MQINDKSGTTNYQASNQRYDTMTYKRSGKSGVLLPAISLGLWHNFGFVDNIQNGRDIIRCAFDLGITHLDLANNYGPPYGSAEENFGTIFKKDFKPYRDELFIATKAGYDMWPGPYGNLGSRKYLISSLDQSLKRMGLDYVDIFYHHRPDPDTPLEETMGALADIVRQGKALYVGISNYEPKDTQKAAEILKNLNVPFILHQARYSMFDRWVENGLLNTLEQNGVGCIAFSPLAQGLLTEKYLKGIPEGSRAAKDLTYLNVDTVNSNIEKIQHLNTMAQERGQKLSQMAIAWILRQPQVASVLIGASSPKQLKENIKAVDNLSFSEDELKLIDKIVS from the coding sequence ATGCAAATCAACGATAAATCCGGAACAACAAATTATCAAGCTTCAAACCAGAGATATGACACCATGACTTATAAAAGATCAGGAAAGAGTGGTGTGCTTTTACCTGCAATTTCTTTGGGACTATGGCACAACTTTGGCTTTGTTGATAATATACAAAACGGAAGAGATATTATTAGATGTGCTTTCGATTTAGGTATTACACATTTAGATTTAGCTAATAACTATGGTCCTCCATACGGATCTGCCGAAGAAAATTTTGGTACTATCTTCAAAAAAGATTTCAAACCTTACAGAGATGAATTATTTATAGCAACAAAAGCTGGTTACGATATGTGGCCAGGTCCTTATGGCAATTTAGGATCGAGAAAATATTTAATTTCTAGTTTAGATCAAAGCTTAAAACGTATGGGATTAGATTATGTTGATATTTTTTATCATCATAGACCAGATCCAGACACACCATTAGAGGAGACTATGGGAGCGCTGGCCGATATTGTACGTCAAGGTAAAGCCTTATATGTTGGTATTTCTAATTACGAACCTAAAGACACCCAAAAAGCTGCTGAAATTCTTAAAAATTTAAATGTTCCCTTTATTTTACATCAGGCGCGTTATTCTATGTTCGATCGCTGGGTAGAAAATGGTCTTTTAAATACTTTAGAGCAAAATGGTGTTGGCTGTATTGCCTTTTCTCCTTTAGCACAAGGCTTGTTAACTGAAAAGTATTTAAAAGGTATACCTGAAGGATCAAGAGCTGCGAAAGACCTCACCTATTTAAATGTAGATACTGTAAATAGTAATATCGAAAAAATCCAACATCTAAATACCATGGCCCAGGAACGGGGACAAAAATTATCGCAAATGGCTATTGCCTGGATTTTAAGACAACCGCAAGTGGCCTCCGTTTTAATAGGAGCTAGTTCGCCAAAGCAATTAAAAGAAAATATAAAAGCTGTAGATAATTTAAGTTTTTCTGAAGATGAGTTAAAACTGATTGATAAGATAGTTTCCTAA
- a CDS encoding EamA family transporter translates to MSISRKTILIILAFFAIYVIWGSTYLLNKIAVTEIPPFFVASIRFTVAGTLIFIIAKFMKLKLSISRKQFINCTIAGFLFLVYGNGVFVWALKYLDSGFAALEASTQPLFVLLLMRLIDGKKMQPKSLIGVALGIIGMYLLVSQKELITSDESLIGMLMAFTCVLAWSYGSVFVAKADLPSNFFVSTAYQMSIAGGFLIVISLLLNENWVSPIDWNPKVQWSIFFLIVFGGVIAFTAFNYLLKVVSTEKASTSAYVNPIVAIILGWYVLDETITTQTIIAACILLTGVFFITSRKRIKTRTIGS, encoded by the coding sequence ATGAGTATATCGCGAAAAACGATTCTTATTATTTTGGCATTTTTTGCTATTTATGTTATTTGGGGATCTACCTACCTTCTCAATAAAATAGCTGTAACAGAAATACCTCCATTTTTTGTAGCCTCCATACGTTTTACTGTGGCAGGTACACTTATATTCATAATAGCTAAGTTTATGAAGCTTAAGCTATCTATTAGCAGGAAGCAATTTATTAATTGTACTATAGCTGGGTTTTTGTTTTTGGTGTATGGCAACGGTGTTTTTGTTTGGGCTCTAAAATATTTAGACAGTGGCTTTGCAGCTCTTGAAGCATCTACTCAACCACTTTTTGTGTTATTACTTATGAGGCTTATAGATGGTAAAAAGATGCAACCAAAATCTTTAATTGGTGTTGCACTAGGCATTATTGGAATGTATCTTTTGGTAAGTCAAAAGGAACTCATTACTAGTGATGAAAGTTTGATAGGTATGCTCATGGCTTTTACCTGTGTTTTAGCCTGGAGTTATGGCAGTGTATTTGTTGCTAAGGCAGATTTACCATCAAACTTTTTTGTTAGTACAGCATACCAAATGAGTATTGCTGGCGGGTTTTTAATAGTAATAAGCTTGCTTTTAAATGAAAATTGGGTGTCACCTATAGATTGGAACCCAAAAGTACAGTGGTCTATATTTTTTTTAATTGTATTTGGGGGCGTGATAGCCTTTACAGCATTTAATTATTTACTTAAGGTTGTTTCTACAGAGAAAGCGTCTACTTCAGCTTATGTAAACCCTATAGTTGCTATAATCCTGGGTTGGTATGTGCTTGATGAAACGATTACCACTCAAACCATTATCGCGGCTTGCATTCTCTTAACAGGTGTTTTCTTTATTACTTCACGTAAAAGAATTAAAACCCGAACTATTGGAAGTTAA
- a CDS encoding DUF6443 domain-containing protein, giving the protein MKKLLFTLVTLCVSSLMMAQTTTENYVKTTSYQIKTPTGAVSNDYKIEGITYYDGLGRPKQSIGIRAGGNREDIITYIDYDEFGRQDKEYLPYAISSNGASYITDAKNATLSYYDNAIRYDDDFLGMTVADINPYSQKRLEDSPLSRVLSQAAPGKDWKQGSGNEIEFDYQSNTNYSVAKFSVDLSFANNTYTPTLIIGIGADEFYDGGELSKTITKDENWQPNQTYPTDHTIEEFKDKQGRVVLKRTYGPSMVNGVLRNNENHDTYYVYDDYGNLSFVIPPKSYLGSELSELCYQYKYDNRNRLVEKKIPGKGWEYIVYDKADRPILTQDAKQKTTGEWLFTKYDIFGRVAYTGKATSANTTTREAVQEEVNNFIGNLWVTQANSYTNFGGVNMYYNNGGYPNNDTPEHLVTLSEILTVNYYDTYVDRPSEAPTSVVIMESPTNENNAANTKGLATVRKVKVLDVPGTNAWINTLTYYDGKSRPIYVYSENTYLGTVDIVETKLDFVGKPLKNKTTHIRNNVTIATLENFTYDHVGRLKTQTQCIGDQTMGYVCASVVDLSLTGTITTDQVASNSITITNATISPNTRLWIDPEPQEVIVNNTYDELGQLESKGVGGKILNSNRLQTIDYAYNVRGWLKNINQDSNSDNDLFNFTIKYNDIADVNKKLYNGNISQTSWNTLNSDSSEKTYTYTYDALNRITSGIDNTTNQDYSLQNITYDKNGNITSLLRKGHLNDGASGFTFGIMDNLNYTYNTGNKLQIVSDSGSDTFGFKDDFAGSVTDTTTDYTYDANGNMLTDANKGISTNITYNHLNLPTQVVLNGGNISYIYDATGVKLKKIVSTGATTEYAGNYVYENGSLKFFNHVEGYVSAELVSGSVQYDYVYQYKDHLGNVRLSYSDTDGNGSITASTEILEENNYYPFGGLHKGYNTNVSSTNPAQKYKYNGKELQDELGLDWYDYGARNYDPYLGRWMNIDPLAEKYYEFSGYNYTLNNPIVFTDPDGQRVEWGENLSDEEKQIIGRFIYDLRKNSKVFNKIFETLHSSENIYTVGNNGLSADASFDPDKGVPGVEFDEDTLETTETYDESSNKGGTIRLPFDYFEQFKGLKSKSEIVQNSLVEEFVHAAQWETLFPKSGMTTLDFYVDFVGSNFNNGNFEFEAKALSGIIHQQGGVGYRKGGNLIAGNYGRSVYKSGSFNSSQYFKSANNWLNSPETNSGYRTMNGFDVSINKSLPPTLLIQAIKDK; this is encoded by the coding sequence ATGAAAAAACTATTATTTACTTTAGTTACGCTATGTGTATCATCTTTAATGATGGCGCAGACCACTACAGAAAATTATGTAAAAACAACCTCTTATCAGATAAAAACGCCAACAGGAGCTGTTTCTAATGACTATAAGATAGAAGGTATTACCTATTATGATGGTTTAGGCAGACCTAAACAAAGTATTGGGATTCGAGCCGGAGGTAACAGAGAAGATATTATTACTTATATAGATTACGATGAGTTTGGCAGGCAAGACAAAGAGTACTTACCCTATGCTATAAGTAGTAATGGAGCCTCATATATAACCGATGCAAAAAATGCAACATTAAGCTATTACGATAATGCTATAAGGTATGACGATGATTTTTTAGGAATGACAGTTGCAGATATCAACCCTTATTCTCAAAAAAGATTAGAGGATTCGCCCCTCAGTAGGGTATTGAGCCAAGCGGCTCCAGGTAAAGACTGGAAACAAGGAAGCGGTAATGAAATTGAATTTGACTACCAATCTAATACAAATTATAGTGTAGCAAAATTCAGTGTCGACTTAAGTTTTGCAAATAATACGTATACACCTACTTTAATAATTGGCATTGGAGCCGATGAGTTTTATGACGGAGGAGAACTTTCTAAAACCATCACCAAAGATGAGAACTGGCAGCCTAATCAAACTTATCCAACAGACCATACCATAGAAGAGTTTAAAGACAAACAAGGGCGTGTTGTTTTAAAAAGAACTTATGGTCCTTCCATGGTGAATGGTGTATTGCGGAACAACGAAAATCATGATACGTACTATGTATATGATGATTATGGTAATTTAAGTTTCGTGATACCTCCAAAATCATACCTTGGCTCAGAATTATCCGAATTGTGCTATCAATATAAGTATGATAATCGTAATAGATTAGTTGAAAAGAAAATCCCCGGTAAAGGCTGGGAATATATTGTGTACGACAAAGCAGATCGTCCCATATTAACCCAAGATGCTAAACAAAAAACAACTGGAGAATGGCTGTTTACAAAATACGATATCTTTGGTAGAGTGGCCTATACAGGAAAAGCAACAAGTGCTAATACTACCACAAGAGAAGCTGTTCAGGAAGAAGTCAATAACTTTATAGGAAATCTTTGGGTTACACAAGCTAATAGCTATACAAATTTTGGTGGTGTAAATATGTATTATAATAATGGGGGATATCCTAATAATGACACTCCTGAGCATTTAGTTACTTTATCCGAAATACTTACCGTTAATTATTACGACACTTATGTAGATCGTCCATCTGAGGCACCTACTTCTGTAGTGATTATGGAATCACCTACTAATGAAAACAATGCGGCTAACACAAAAGGGCTTGCTACAGTAAGGAAGGTTAAAGTACTTGATGTTCCAGGAACAAATGCGTGGATCAATACACTTACTTATTATGACGGTAAATCTAGACCCATATATGTATATAGTGAAAACACCTATTTAGGTACTGTTGATATTGTTGAGACTAAACTAGATTTTGTCGGCAAGCCCCTTAAAAACAAAACAACCCATATCCGAAATAATGTAACGATAGCAACTTTGGAAAATTTCACTTACGACCATGTTGGACGTTTAAAGACACAGACACAGTGTATAGGGGATCAGACCATGGGATACGTATGTGCCTCCGTTGTAGATTTATCTTTAACTGGTACAATTACTACCGATCAAGTAGCAAGCAATAGCATCACCATAACCAATGCAACTATTTCACCAAATACACGCTTATGGATAGACCCAGAACCACAGGAAGTAATCGTTAATAATACCTATGACGAGTTAGGGCAACTGGAGAGCAAAGGTGTTGGCGGTAAAATACTGAATAGTAATAGATTACAAACTATTGACTACGCCTATAATGTTAGAGGTTGGTTAAAAAATATAAATCAGGATTCAAATAGTGATAATGACCTGTTTAACTTTACTATAAAGTATAATGATATTGCCGATGTAAATAAAAAGCTATATAATGGTAATATAAGTCAAACAAGTTGGAATACATTGAATTCAGACTCTAGTGAAAAAACATATACCTATACCTATGATGCATTAAACAGAATTACAAGTGGTATTGACAATACAACCAACCAAGATTACAGTTTACAGAACATCACTTATGATAAGAATGGAAACATTACAAGCCTGTTAAGAAAAGGACATCTCAATGATGGAGCCTCTGGCTTTACTTTTGGGATTATGGACAATCTAAACTATACCTATAATACAGGAAATAAATTACAGATCGTTTCGGATAGTGGTAGTGATACATTCGGTTTTAAGGATGACTTTGCAGGTTCAGTTACAGATACAACCACAGACTATACCTATGATGCCAACGGCAACATGCTGACTGATGCCAACAAGGGCATTTCAACGAATATCACATACAACCACCTGAATTTACCTACTCAAGTGGTACTGAATGGCGGGAATATTTCTTATATTTACGATGCTACAGGTGTTAAGCTTAAGAAGATAGTGAGCACTGGAGCTACAACTGAGTATGCAGGTAATTATGTATACGAAAATGGTTCTTTGAAATTCTTTAACCATGTGGAAGGGTACGTGAGCGCTGAACTTGTTTCAGGGTCTGTTCAATATGATTATGTATACCAATATAAAGACCATTTGGGGAATGTGAGATTGAGTTATAGTGATACCGATGGTAATGGTAGTATTACGGCTTCTACTGAAATACTGGAGGAGAACAATTACTACCCTTTTGGCGGGCTCCATAAAGGGTACAATACCAATGTATCCAGTACCAATCCAGCTCAGAAATACAAGTACAACGGTAAGGAGTTACAAGATGAGTTGGGTCTTGATTGGTATGATTATGGAGCGAGAAATTATGACCCATATTTAGGACGTTGGATGAACATTGACCCGTTGGCAGAGAAGTATTATGAGTTTTCAGGTTATAATTATACTCTAAACAACCCAATAGTCTTTACTGATCCCGATGGGCAAAGAGTTGAATGGGGAGAAAATTTAAGTGACGAAGAAAAGCAGATAATAGGTCGTTTTATCTATGACTTAAGAAAAAACTCTAAAGTATTTAATAAAATTTTTGAAACATTGCATAGTAGTGAAAATATATATACCGTGGGTAATAACGGGTTAAGCGCAGATGCAAGTTTTGATCCAGATAAAGGAGTTCCTGGCGTTGAATTTGATGAAGATACTTTGGAGACTACAGAAACTTATGACGAGTCATCTAATAAAGGAGGAACTATTAGATTGCCGTTTGATTATTTTGAGCAATTTAAAGGTCTAAAAAGTAAAAGTGAGATTGTACAAAACTCGTTGGTAGAAGAGTTTGTTCATGCAGCTCAATGGGAAACTTTATTTCCAAAATCAGGAATGACTACTTTAGATTTTTATGTTGATTTTGTAGGGTCAAACTTTAATAATGGTAATTTTGAGTTTGAGGCGAAAGCATTATCAGGAATAATCCACCAACAAGGAGGGGTAGGTTATAGAAAAGGAGGCAATTTAATTGCAGGTAATTATGGAAGATCTGTTTATAAATCAGGCTCTTTTAATAGCAGTCAATATTTTAAATCCGCTAATAATTGGTTAAACAGCCCCGAAACTAATAGTGGTTACAGAACTATGAATGGTTTTGATGTTTCAATAAATAAATCACTGCCTCCTACTTTATTAATTCAAGCAATTAAAGATAAATAA
- a CDS encoding sulfatase-like hydrolase/transferase: protein MIRYIVISLLIPLFFSCDNSADIIDNIEEDVPEITQNTGPNILLIIADDMGLDATPGYDIGTIKPNMPTLQGLMNSGIKFTNLWSNPTCSPTRASILTGKYGFKTNVLAPGDVLSTSETSLQNYIDTNTNTSYNHAVIGKWHLSNNAAHPNNMGINHFAGLLGGGVQSYWNWNLTENGTTTQSTTYTTTKFTDLAINWVAEQTTPWFLWLAYNAPHTPFHLPPNDLHAQGVLPSDQASIDSNPLPYYMAALEAMDSEMGRLINSMSEDEKENTVIIFIGDNGTPNQVVQEHVSTRAKGSVYQGGVNVPMIIAGKNVARINETEDALINTTDLFTTIANITGASTTEIHDSKSFKELLSSTNNVEKRAYVYAENEDITIRNNTHKYIYFDDGSEALFNLGSNPLERPNLLNANQLPLNASDSDIKDELTTELAKIRN, encoded by the coding sequence ATGATTCGATATATAGTAATTAGCTTATTAATACCATTATTCTTTTCTTGTGATAATTCAGCAGACATCATTGATAATATAGAAGAAGACGTTCCAGAAATCACTCAAAACACAGGACCTAATATTTTACTAATCATTGCGGACGATATGGGTTTAGATGCCACTCCCGGTTATGATATAGGAACAATTAAACCCAATATGCCTACACTTCAAGGTTTAATGAATTCTGGAATTAAGTTTACAAATTTATGGTCTAATCCAACATGCTCACCAACTAGAGCATCTATTTTAACAGGGAAATATGGGTTTAAAACCAATGTACTTGCTCCTGGTGATGTATTATCGACTTCCGAAACGTCATTACAAAATTATATAGACACAAATACAAACACATCATATAACCACGCCGTTATTGGTAAATGGCATTTATCAAATAACGCAGCGCACCCTAATAATATGGGTATAAATCATTTTGCTGGTCTTTTAGGTGGTGGTGTTCAATCCTATTGGAACTGGAATCTAACAGAAAATGGAACCACAACACAATCAACAACATACACCACTACTAAATTCACAGATCTGGCTATTAACTGGGTTGCAGAACAAACTACTCCTTGGTTTTTATGGTTAGCTTACAATGCACCACATACGCCATTTCACTTACCTCCAAACGATTTACACGCCCAAGGTGTTTTACCATCAGATCAGGCAAGTATAGATAGCAATCCACTTCCCTATTATATGGCTGCCCTTGAAGCTATGGATAGCGAAATGGGCAGACTAATCAATTCAATGTCTGAAGACGAAAAAGAGAATACAGTTATCATTTTTATAGGCGATAATGGCACTCCAAATCAAGTTGTTCAAGAACATGTTTCTACAAGAGCAAAAGGAAGTGTGTATCAGGGTGGTGTTAACGTCCCTATGATTATTGCTGGAAAAAATGTGGCGCGTATCAATGAAACAGAAGATGCGCTTATAAACACGACCGATTTATTTACTACCATAGCCAATATCACAGGAGCATCTACTACTGAAATTCATGATAGCAAAAGTTTTAAAGAATTACTTTCAAGTACAAATAATGTGGAAAAGAGAGCTTATGTGTATGCCGAAAATGAAGATATTACCATTAGAAACAACACGCATAAGTACATTTATTTTGATGATGGCTCTGAAGCTTTATTCAATTTAGGTAGTAATCCATTGGAAAGACCAAACCTTCTAAATGCTAATCAATTACCTTTAAATGCTAGTGATTCTGATATAAAAGATGAGTTAACTACTGAATTAGCTAAGATTAGAAATTGA
- a CDS encoding cold-shock protein has protein sequence MAKSQVTFNKIEKEKKRLKKREEKQKRKEARRAEAKENPQGIQFAYVDFNGNLTDTPPDPAMREKVEAESIELGIPKKEDREEEEPANKEGKVSFFDHSKGFGFIIDSVNQEKYFVHVSGLLEPIEENDKVTYELERGQKGMNAVRVKKI, from the coding sequence ATGGCAAAATCTCAAGTAACTTTTAACAAAATTGAAAAAGAAAAAAAACGCTTAAAGAAAAGAGAAGAAAAGCAAAAAAGAAAAGAAGCTCGTAGAGCTGAAGCTAAAGAAAACCCACAAGGCATTCAATTTGCTTATGTAGACTTTAATGGCAACTTAACAGACACGCCGCCAGATCCTGCGATGCGTGAGAAAGTTGAAGCCGAAAGTATTGAATTAGGAATCCCTAAGAAAGAAGATAGGGAAGAGGAAGAACCAGCAAACAAAGAAGGAAAAGTGTCATTCTTTGACCATTCTAAAGGTTTTGGTTTTATAATTGATAGTGTAAATCAAGAAAAATACTTCGTACACGTTAGTGGATTGCTTGAACCTATTGAGGAAAATGACAAAGTTACTTACGAGTTAGAACGCGGTCAAAAAGGAATGAATGCGGTTCGAGTGAAAAAGATTTAA